The window CAGGCGTCGTACACCGCGTCGGTGTCCTGGGGGTCGACCGTGCGCAGCAGGAGGCGGTCCGTGGTGAGCGTGACGGGGTCCATCGGCCGATCCTCTCGGAGGTCGTCGAAGGTGTCATCTGTTTGCGGTGGGTGAGCGTCATATCACGCTTCGCTTAATTCGGTCGGGGGATGCGGCACTATCCGCTGCGCCCGGACGTTGTCCCCTTAGAAGAAGACGAATCAGAATTGAAGCAGCGCACGGTCGCCGTCACGGCAGGCCCTCCCGGCGCGGTGGGGTCCTCGCATACGATGGCCGTTGCTCAGTAAGTCAAGTGGTAACCGACCGTCCCAGGCCCGACCGGCAAGGAGACCAACCCCCGTGTCCGTCCTCTCGAAGATCATGCGTGCAGGCGAAGGCAAGATCCTGCGCAAGCTGCACCGCATCGCGGACCAGGTCAACTCCATCGAAGAGGACTTCGTCGACCTCTCCGACGCCGAGCTGCGCGCCCTCACCGATGAGTACAAGCAGCGCTATGCCGACGGCGAGACCCTGGACGACCTGCTTCCCGAGGCGTTCGCCACCGTCCGCGAGGCCGCCAAGCGCGTCCTCGGCCAGCGTCACTACGACGTGCAGATGATGGGCGGCGCCGCCCTGCACATGGGCTACGTGGCCGAGATGAAGACCGGTGAGGGCAAGACCCTCGTCGGCACGCTGCCGGCGTATCTGAACGCGCTGTCCGCCAAGGGCGTCCACATCATCACGGTCAACGACTACCTGGCCGAGCGCGACTCCGAGATGATGGGCCGCGTCCACCGGTTCCTGGGCCTCGAGGTCGGCTGCATCCTCGCCAACATGACGCCGGCTCAGCGCCGCGAGCAGTACGCTTGCGACATCACGTACGGCACGAACAACGAGTTCGGCTTCGACTACCTGCGCGACAACATGGCGTGGTCCCAGGACGAGCTCGTCCAGCGCGGCCACAACTTCGCCATCGTCGACGAGGTCGACTCCATCCTCATCGACGAGGCCCGTACGCCGCTGATCATCTCCGGCCCGGCCGACCAGGCCACCAAGTGGTACGGGGACTTCGCCAAGCTGGTGAAGCGACTCAAGCGCGGCGAGGCCGGTCAGCCGCTCAAGGGCATCGAGGAGACCGGCGACTACGACGTCGACGAGAAGAAGCGCACGGTCGCGATCCACGAGTCCGGTGTCAGCAAGGTCGAGGACTGGCTGGGCATCGACAACCTCTACGAGTCGGTGAACACGCCGCTGGTGGGCTACCTGAACAACGCCATCAAGGCGAAGGAGCTCTTCAAGAAGGACAAGGACTACGTCATCATCGACGACGAGGTCATGATCGTCGACGAGCACACCGGACGTATCCTCGCCGGCCGCCGCTACAACGAGGGCATGCACCAGGCGATCGAGGCGAAGGAAGGGGTGCCGATCAAGGACGAGAACCAGACGCTCGCCACGATCACCCTCCAGAACTTCTTCCGCCTCTACAAGCGCCACGACCACAACGAGAAGGAACAGCCCGGCCTGTGCGGCATGACCGGTACGGCCATGACCGAGGCCGCCGAGTTCCACCAGATCTACAAGCTCGGCGTGGTGCCGATCCCGACCAACCGGCCGATGGTCCGCAAGGACCAGTCGGACCTGATCTACCGGACCGAGGTCGCCAAGTTCGAGGCGGTCGTCGACGACATCGAGGAGAAGCACCGCAAGGGTCAGCCGATCCTCGTCGGTACCACCTCGGTCGAGAAGTCCGAGTACCTCTCGCAGCAGCTCAGCAAGCGCGGCATCCAGCACGAGGTGCTGAACGCCAAGCAGCACGACCGTGAGGCGACGATCGTCGCCCAGGCCGGCCGCAAGGGCTCCGTCACGGTCGCCACGAACATGGCCGGCCGTGGTACGGACATCAAGCTCGGCGGCAACCCCGAGGACCTCGCCGAGGCGGAGCTGCGCCAGCGCGGTCTCGACCCCGAGGAGCACATCGAGGAGTGGGCGCACGCCCTGCCCGAGGCGCTCCAGCGGGCCGAGAAGGCCGTCCAGGCCGAGAAGGACGAGGTCGAGCGGCTCGGCGGGCTCTATGTGCTGGGCACCGAGCGGCACGAGTCGCGGCGGATCGACAACCAGCTGCGCGGTCGTTCCGGCCGTCAGGGCGACCCGGGCGAGTCCCGCTTCTACCTCTCGCTCGGCGACGACCTGATGCGGCTGTTCAAGGCCCAGATGGTCGAGCGCGTGATGTCGATGGCGAACGTCCCGGACGACGTGCCGATCGAGAACAAGATGGTCACGCGCGCGATCGCCTCCGCCCAGTCGCAGGTCGAGCAGCAGAACTTCGAGACCCGTAAGAACGTCCTGAAGTACGACGAGGTCCTCAACCGCCAGCGTGAGGTCATCTACGGCGAGCGCCGCCGCGTCCTGGAGGGCGAGGACCTGCACGAGCAGGTGCAGCACTTCATGGACGACACCATCGACGCCTACGTCGGGGCGGAGACGGCCGAGGGCTTCCCGGAGGACTGGGACCTCGACCGGCTGTGGGGTGCCTTCAAGCAGCTCTACCCCTCCAAGATCACGATCGAGGAGCTGGAGGAGGCCGCCGGTGACCGGGCGGGCCTGACCGCCGAGTTCATCGGCGACTCCATCAAGGACGACATCCACGAGCAGTACGAGGCGCGTGAGGCGCAGCTCGGCTCCGAGATCATGCGTGAGCTGGAGCGCCGGGTCGTGCTGTCGGTCCTGGACCGCAAGTGGCGCGAGCACCTCTACGAGATGGACTACCTCCAGGAGGGCATCGGCCTGCGCGCCATGGCGCAGAAGGACCCGCTGGTCGAGTACCAGCGCGAGGGCTTCGACATGTTCACCGCGATGATGGAGGGCATCAAGGAGGAGTCCGTCGGCTACCTGTTCAACCTGGAGGTCCAGGTCGAGCAGCAGGTCGAGGAGGTCCCGGTCGAGGACACCAAGCCGGTGGCCGACCTGGAGAAGCAGGACGCGGTGCCGGCGCAGGCGGGTTCCCGGCCGGAGATCCGTGCCAAGGGGCTCGACGTTCCGCAGCGGCGCAACCTGCACTTCTCCGCGCCGACGGTCGACGGTGAGGGCGGCACCATCGAGGGTGACTTCACCGAGGACGGCGAGCCGGCGCGTTCCGAGTCCGACGGCCTCACGCGCGCGGAGCGCCGCAAGCAGGCGAAGGGCCGGGGGCGTCGTAAGAAGTGACGCCGGCTGCGGCACCGTAGCGGCTTGAAGGGCCGGGCACCTGAGGGTGTCCGGCCCTTCGGCTTGCCTGTGGCTGTTCGTGGCTCAGCCGGTAGCCGGTAGCCGGTTAGCCCGTCGGCCCTTCAGCAGGCTTCTGGGCGGGGTGGGCGGGGGCCGCCCAGTTCCACCGCCGTGCAGCGCCAGCGGAGGTCCTGGCCGAGTTCCAGGCGGAAGGCCATGGCGCGGAGCCGGTCGCCGGCGCCGATGCGGGCGAACGCCTCGATGGCGCCGGCGCGGGGCTCGTACCAGCCGATGTCCCGGACGACGGGGCGGGCGCCGCGGGTGCGCAGGGGGCCGCGTTCGGCGAGCCAGGCCAGTTCGTCGTAGGCGCGGCCCCGGGTGTGGCGGAGCATCGAGTGGACGGGGCGGCGGCCGCTGAGGACGCCGAGCAGGAGCTCGGCGAAGAGGTCGGTGGGGAGGACTGGCTGGGGGATCGGCCGGGGGAGCGGTCGGTGGGGGCTTTGGGCCGGGACGCGGGGTGTGGTGTCGGTGGGGGTGCCGGGACCCCCATGTGTCGGGCGGGGGGTTGTGGGGGTGCCGGGTGTCGGCTGGGGCGCGGTGCCGGGGCTGGGGCGAGTGCGGGTGCGGGTGCGGGTGCGGGAGGGGGTGGTCGGTGGGCGGGTGTCCGCGGGGCGGGTACGGGTGGTCTTGGTGCGGCCGGGGGCCGGGGGACGGTCACCGGCGGCTGTGGTGCGGGCGGGGCCTCCGCTGGGGGTGCGCGGAGGGGCTGCGCCGACAGGGGTCCGTGGGGCGGTGCGGCCCGGGGTGTGCGAAGCGGTGCTGCCGGGGGTGTGAGAGGCCGTGCTGCTGAGAGCGCGTGGGGCGGTGCCGTCGGGGGTGCGTGGGGTGGTGTCGCTCGGAGTGCGTGGAGCCGTGCCGTCAGGGGTGCGTGCGGTGGTGCTGCCAGGGGCGCGGTGGGTCGGTGGGCGGTGTTGTGCCCTGGTCATGACCTTGTTCATGGGGGTCCCCGTTTCGTGGGCCGGTGGGTACCGGTGAGTAACTTCGGGTTGGTGATCTTGTACGGGGTGGGCGGGGGTGGGGGCAAGGGAGACCGCCTCGGGCTGCGGGTGCCGGAAGGTTCACTTATCCGGGTGGTCCGGGGGTTCGGGAGCCGGGCAGGGGTGAGGGTGTGGTGGGTGAATTTCTGGCCCGGGGCTGACGACTCCGGCGTCACGGGGCGGAACTCGAAAGGGGACCCCCGCACGTATCCTGGAGGCCCTCCGGGGCCTTCTGCGCCCTCCGGCCATGAACCGACCACGAAAGCGGCCAGCCATGCGTGTGTACGTGCCCCTGACCCTCCCCGGCCTCGCCGAGGCGTACAAGACGGGTGAGCTGGGATCCGGGCCGTTCGTGGCGTACGCCGTGACGCCCGCGCTGCGGGAGTGGTACGTCTCCGACGACATCGAGGAACTGGAGTACGCGGCGCTGAACCGGGCCGCGCTGGCCTCCCTGCGGCTGCTGGCGATCGAGCCGGGCGTGCCGAGGCGCCGGGTCGTGGTGGCCGTGGACGTGCCCGACCGGATCGCGAGCCCCGATCCCGACCGGGGGCTCGATCAGGCGGCGCTCGGGGAGGTACGGGTCTCGGGTGCCGTGGCCCTGGCCAGGGCGGCGGCCGTGCACGTCGACGCGGATGACGCGGAGGCCGATGTGACGGCGGCCGCCGCGGCGCTGGGGGCGGCGGACGCCGGGGACGACGACGCGCAGTTCGTCGTGGACGGGGCGGAGGATCACGAGCTGCTGTGGTTCGCCACGCAGGAGATCCCGAACCTGGTGGGGCAGGGGGACTGAGCGGCCCGGGCGCCCGGGGGCTCGGGGGCGCGTTGAGGCGCCGTTCTCTTGATTGTCAGTGGGGGCGGGTACGTTTTCAGGCATGGGGATGAAGACGGGCGCGCACATTGTCTGGGACTGGAACGGGACGCTGTTCCATGACATCGACGCGATCATCGGGGCGACGAACGCGGCCTTCGCCGAGCTGGGGCTGGAGCCGCTGACGCTGGAGAAGTACCGGGAGCTGTACTGCGTGCCGGTGCCGAAGTTCTATGAGCGGCTGATGGGGCGGCTGCCGACCGAGGCCGAGTGGGAGCTCATGGATGAGATCTTCCATCGGTACTACGCCGAGCATCGGGTGACGTGCGGGCTGACGGTGGGGGCCGTGGAGCTGCTGTCGGGGTGGCGGTCGGCGGGGCGCAGTCAGTCGATTCTGAGCATGTACGGGCACGAGGAGCTCGTTCCGTTGGTGCGGGGGTTCGGGATCGAGCCGCACTTCATACGGGTGGACGGGCGGACCGGGCCGTCCGGGGGCAGCAAGGCCGAGCACATGGTGCGGCATCTCGCGTCGCTGGCGGGGGTGGAGGCGGGACGGACCGTGGTGATCGGGGACGCTGCGGATGACGCGGTGGCCGCGCTGCATGTGGGGGCTCGGGCCGTGTTGTACACCGGGGGGTCGCACAGCCGGGTGAGTCTTGAGGCGGTGGGTGTGCCCGTGGTGGACACGTTGGAGGAGGCCGTCGCGGAGGCTGAGCGGCTCGCGGCGGCCTGACCGGAACTGGTGGGCTTCGGGGTGCCCGGGGCGTTTCTGCTGGGGCCGGGTGGGTCCGCGGCCCGGCGGAGCGGGGTGCCCCTGCGCCCACCCGTGCCGCCCTTAGCGGCACGCATGCCCGCAGCTAAATGTGCAGAACGTCAAACTTCCAGGCCTGGTTTTGTACACATACGGCTCATGACGGGGCCCCTGTAAGGAGCGATAGCCTTGGTGGCGTGATCAGCGCGATAGTTCGCGGGGACGTCGTCGTCCCTGCCCTGCGCCCGGAGTGCACGGACCACATCCGTGACCGGGCGGCGGTCGCTGGTCTTCGCGGGCGGTACGGGGCATCGATGACTCCCGGGACGCCGAGCACCACCGGGACCGAGGCGTCGCAGAGAGCAGCGTCACACCCGTCGGGCAGCTCAAAAATGGCTCAGACACCCCCGCTCCTCTCGTCTGGCGGCATAGCGTCGGAACAGACCGGATACCCCGTGTCACGGCGTGACGTCGTCAGCGCAGAGACCGTACTTCCTTCTACGTCACGCAACGGCGCGCGACAGGAGCCAGAGGACAATGCAGACCAAGCTGGACGAAGCAAAGGCCGAGTTGCTCGAAAGGGCCGCCCGGGTAGCTGAGAACAGCCCGGTCGGGGGGCACCTACCGACCGGGTCGACGGGCGAGGAGACCCCAGACGCCCAGGAGGCCCCGGACCGCGAGTCCCTGATCTCGTTCTTCCAGCGTTACTACCTGCACACGGCCCCGGAGGACCTCGCCGACCGCGACCCGGTCGATGTCTTCGGAGCCGCCGTATCCCACTACCGGCTGGCCGAGAACCGCCCCCAGGGCACGGCCAACGTGCGGGTCCACACCCCCACCGTGGAAGAGAACGGGTGGACGTGCAGCCACTCGGTCGTCGAGGTCGTCACCGACGACATGCCCTTCCTCGTCGACTCCGTCACCAATGAGCTGACGCGCCAGGGGCGCGGGATCCATGTCGTCATCCACCCGCAGTTCGTGGTGCGGCGCGATGTGACCGGCAAGCTCATCGAGGTGCTGCCCACGCCCACGACCGGCGCCGGCGAGCTCCCGCACGACGCGCACGTCGAGTCCTGGATCCATGTGGAGATCGACCGCGAGACGGACCGGTCCGATCTGAAGCAGATCACCGCCGACCTGCTGCGCGTGCTGTCCGACGCCCGTGAGGCCGTCGAGGACTGGGGCAAGATGCGGGAGGCGGCGACCCGGCTGGCGGAGGGGCTGCCGGACGAGCCCATCCCCGCCGATCTGCCCGGACCGCAGGTCGAGGAGGCCCGCGAGCTGCTGCGCTGGCTGTCCGACGACCACTTCACGTTCCTCGGCTACCGCGAGTACCAGCTGCGCGACGACGACTCCCTGGCCGCCGTCCCCGGCACCGGGCTCGGCATACTGCGCGCGGACCCGCACCACGCCGCCGAGGAGAGCCACCCGGTCAGCCCGTCGTTCGAGCGGCTGCCCGCCGACGCCCGGGCCAAGGCGCGCGAGCACAAGCTGCTCGTCCTGACCAAGGCGAACAGCCGGGCGACCGTGCACCGGCCGTCGTACCTGGACTACATCGGGGTGAAGAAGTTCGACGCCGACGGCAATGTCGTCGGCGAGCGGCGCTTCCTCGGACTGTTCTCCTCCGCCGCCTACACCGAGTCCGTGCGCCGGGTCCCCGTCATCCGGCGCAAGGTCGAGGAGGTCCTGGAGCGGGCCGGGTTCTCGCCCAACAGCCACGACGGCCGCGATCTGCTGCAGATCCTGGAGACGTACCCGCGCGACGAGCTCTTCCAGACCCCCGTCGACGAGCTGCGCTCCATCGTCACCTCGGTCCTCTACCTCCAGGAGCGCAGGCGGCTGAGGCTGTACCTGCGCCAGGACGAGTACGGGCGCTACTACTCCGCCCTCGTCTACCTCCCGCGCGACCGCTACACCACGGCCGTGCGCCTGAGGATCATCGAGATCCTCAAGGAGGAACTGGGCGGCATCAGCGTCGACTTCACCGCCTGGAACACCGAGTCGATCCTCTCCCGGCTGCACTTCGTGGTCCGGGTCCCGCAGGGCACCGAGCTGCCGGAGCTGTCCGACTCCGACAAGGACCGCATCGAGGCCCGGCTGGTGGAGGCGGCCCGCTCCTGGGAGGACGCCTTCGCCGAGGCGCTCAACGCCGAGCTCGGCGAGGAGCGCGCGGCCGAGCTGATGCGCCGGTACGCGCACGCCTTCCCCGAGGGCTACAAGGCCGACCACAGCCCGCGCGCCGCGGTCGCCGACCTCGTCCACCTCGAACAGCTGAACGCCGAGGAGGGCAAGGACTTCGCGCTCAGCCTGTACGAGCCGGTGGGCGCCGCCCCCGAGGAGCGCCGTTTCAAGATCTACCGCACGGGCGACGCCATCTCCCTCTCGGCCGTGCTGCCGGTCCTCAACCGGCTCGGCGTCGAGGTCGTCGACGAGCGGCCCTACGACCTGCGCTGCCCGGACCGCAGCGTGGCCTGGATCTACGACTTCGGCATGCGCGTGCCGCGCTCGCAGAACGGCAGCGGGGACTACTTCGGCGACGACGCCCGCGAGCGCTTCCAGGACGCCTTCGCCGCCACCTGGACCGGCAAGGCGGAGAACGACGGCTTCAACTCCCTCGTGCTGAGCGCCGGGCTCACCTGGCGTCAGGCGATGGTGCTGCGGGCGTACGCGAAGTACCTGCGCCAGGCGGCTTCGACGTTCAGCCAGGACTACATGGAGGACACCCTCCGCAACAACGTCCACACCACCCGGCTGCTCGTCTCCCTGTTCGAGGCGCGGATGTCGCCGGACCGGCAGCGCGCGGGGCACGAGATCGTGGACGCGCTGCTGGAGGAGGTCGACGCGGCCCTCGACCAGGTCGCGAGTCTGGACGAGGACCGGATCCTGCGGTCCTTCCTCACCGTCATCAAGGCGACGCTGCGCACCAACTTCTTCCAGGAGGCGGCGGGCGGCAAGGCGCACGACTACGTCTCCATGAAGTTCGACCCGCAGGCCATCCCCGACCTCCCGGCGCCGCGCCCGGCGTTCGAGATCTGGGTCTACTCGCCGCGCGTCGAGGGTGTGCACCTCAGGTTCGGCAAGGTCGCGCGCGGTGGTCTGCGCTGGTCCGACCGGCGTGAGGACTTCCGCACCGAGATCCTCGGCCTGGTCAAGGCGCAGATGGTGAAGAACACCGTCATCGTGCCGGTCGGCGCCAAGGGCGGCTTCGTCGCCAAGCAACTGCCCGACCCGAGCGTGGACCGGGACGCGTGGCTGGCCGAGGGCATCGCCAGCTACAAGATGTTCATCTCGGCCCTGCTCGACATCACGGACAACATGGTGGCCGGCGAGGTCGTGCCCCCGGCCGACGTGGTCCGGCACGACGAGGACGACACCTACCTCGTCGTCGCGGCCGACAAGGGCACGGCGACGTTCTCGGACATCGCCAACGGGGTCGCGGAGTCGTACAACTTCTGGCTCGGTGACGCCTTCGCCTCCGGCGGCTCCGCCGGCTACGACCACAAGGGCATGGGCATCACCGCCCGCGGCGCCTGGGAGTCCGTCAAGCGGCACTTCCGGGAGCTGGGCGTGGACACCCAGACCGAGGACTTCACCGTCGTCGGCATCGGCGACATGTCCGGTGACGTGTTCGGCAACGGCATGCTGCTCTCCGAGCACATCCGGCTGGTGGCCGCCTTCGACCACCGGCACATCTTCATCGACCCGAACCCGGACGCCGCCACCTCCTACGCCGAGCGCCGCCGCCTGTTCGAGCTGCCCCGCTCCAGCTGGGAGGACTACAACAAGGAGCTGCTGTCGGCCGGCGGCGGCATCTTCCCGCGCACGGCCAAGGCGATCCCGGTCAACGCGCACATCCGCGAGGCCCTCGGCATCGAGGCCAAGGTCACCAAGCTGACCCCGGCCGACCTCATGAAGGCGATCTTCAAGGCGCAGGTCGACCTGCTGTGGAACGGCGGCATCGGTACGTACGTCAAGTCCTCGGCCGAGTCGAACGCGGACGTCGGTGACAAGGCCAACGACGCCATCCGCGTCGACGGCAAGGACCTGCGCGTCAAGGTCGTCGGCGAGGGCGGCAACCTGGGCCTGACCCAGCTCGGCCGGATCGAGTTCGCGCTGCACGGCGGCCGGATCAACACCGACGCCATCGACAACAGCGCGGGCGTCGACACCTCCGACCACGAGGTGAACATCAAGATCCTGCTCAACGGCCTGGTCGCGGACGGCGACATGACCGTCAAGCAGCGCAACAAGCTGCTCGCCGAGATGACCGACGAGGTCGGCCACCTGGTGCTGCGCAACAACTACGCGCAGAACACGGCGATCGCCAACGCCCTCGCCCAGTCCGGCTCCATGCTCCACGCCCAGCAGCGCTTCATGAAGCACCTGGTCAGGGAGGGGCACCTCAACCGGGCGCTGGAGTTCCTGCCCACCGACCGGCAGATCCGCGAGCGGCTCGCCCAGGGCCAGGGACTGACCGGCCCGGAGACGGCCGTCCTCATGGCGTACACGAAGATCACGGTCGCCGAGGAGCTGCTGCACACCTCGCTGCCGGACGACCCGTACCTGAGCACGCTGCTGCACGCGTACTTCCCGACCGAGCTGCGCGAGCAGTTCCCCGAGCACCTCGTCAGCCACCCGCTGCGCCGTGAGATCACCACGACCGTCCTGGTCAACGACACGGTCAACACGGGCGGTACGACGTATCTGCACCGGCTGCGCGAGGAGACCGGGGCGTCGCTGGAGGAGATCGTGCGGGCGCAGACCGCGGCCCGCGCGATCTTCCGCCAGTCCCCGGTGTGGGACGGGGTCGAGGCGCTCGACAACAAGGTCGAGGCCGACGTCCAGACCCGCATCCGGCTGCACTCGCGCCGCCTGGTCGAGCGCGGCACGCGCTGGCTGCTCAACAACCGGCCGCAGCCGCTGGACCTCGCCGAGACGGTCGACTTCTTCGCCGACCGGGTCGAGCAGGTCTGGGGGCAGCTGCCGAACCTGCTGCGCGGTGCCGACCTGGAGTGGTACCAGAAGATCTTCGACGAGCTGACGGGCGTCGGCGTCCCGGACGAACTCGCCACCCGGGTGGCCGGTTTCTCCTCCGCCTTCCCGACGGTCGACATCGTCTCGGTCGCGGACCGCATGGACCGGGAGCCGCTGGACGTCGCCGAGGTCTACTACGACCTCGCCGACCGGCTGCGCATCACCCAGCTCATGGACCGCATCTCCGAGCTGCCCCGTGCCGACCGCTGGCAGTCCATGGCCCGCGCGGCGATCCGCGAGGACCTGTACGCGGCGCACGCGGCGCTGACCGCGGACGTCCTGGCGGTGGGCAACGGCAGCTCGACGCCCGAGCAGCGCTACAAGGCGTGGGAGCAGAAGAACGCGGCGATCCTCGGGCGGGCCCGGACCACGCTGGAGGAGATCCAGGGGTCCGACGCGTTCGACCTCGCGAACCTGTCGGTGGCGATGCGCACGATGAGGACGCTGCTGCGCACGCATTCGTAGGGCGTATGTCCTCTTGGGCGCCCCGGGCCGGTTTCGGTCCGGGGCGCCTTGTTCTTGGCGCGCCTCAGGGCGGTTCGAGTGGAGGACTGGCCGTTTCCGGCTGAGGCTGGTGCCGTGAGACCCGCCCGTGTCGCGCAGGCCGCCGCCGTGGTGGTCGCCGCGGCTGTCGTCGTGCTGATGCTCCTCGTGATCGTCCGGCTGCCCTGGGCCGGAGACCTCGGTGTGCACGCGGCGACCCTCCAGCGGCTGCGGCACAACCTCCTCGACCCCGGCAATCCGCTCGTCGACGCGGACACGCCGAGTCCGTACTACTCGCCCTGGATGGTGCTGCTCGGCTGCGTCGCGCGGATGACTGATCTGTCGGTCTTCTGGGTGCTGCGGATCGGGGCGTTCGTCGGGCTCGGGCTGCTGGTGACGGGGGTGTGGCGGTATGTGCGGACGCTGAGCGGCCGTGGTGCCGCGCCCGCGGTGGCCTTGCTGAGCCTGCTGTTCCTGTGGGGGACGGTGCTCTTCACCTGGAGCGGCTTCTACGGGCTCAACTCGCTCGCGCTGACGGTGTCGTACCCGAGCGTCTTCACCCTGGGGCTGGCGTTTCACCTCTGGGCCTGGCTGGGGCGGGCCGTGCGGGAGGACGGGGGGTGGGGGGTGTGGCTCGGGCTGGGGGCGCTGTGGGCGGTGATCCTGCTGTGCCATCAGTTCACCGGAGTGGTCGCTTCGTTGGGGGCGGTCGCGACGGTGGTGGCCGCGCGGCCGGGGCGGGCGGTGTGGGGGCGGCTGGGGTGCGGGGTGGTGCTGGGGTTTGTGCTGCTGCTGGTGTGGCC of the Streptomyces koelreuteriae genome contains:
- the secA gene encoding preprotein translocase subunit SecA, with the protein product MSVLSKIMRAGEGKILRKLHRIADQVNSIEEDFVDLSDAELRALTDEYKQRYADGETLDDLLPEAFATVREAAKRVLGQRHYDVQMMGGAALHMGYVAEMKTGEGKTLVGTLPAYLNALSAKGVHIITVNDYLAERDSEMMGRVHRFLGLEVGCILANMTPAQRREQYACDITYGTNNEFGFDYLRDNMAWSQDELVQRGHNFAIVDEVDSILIDEARTPLIISGPADQATKWYGDFAKLVKRLKRGEAGQPLKGIEETGDYDVDEKKRTVAIHESGVSKVEDWLGIDNLYESVNTPLVGYLNNAIKAKELFKKDKDYVIIDDEVMIVDEHTGRILAGRRYNEGMHQAIEAKEGVPIKDENQTLATITLQNFFRLYKRHDHNEKEQPGLCGMTGTAMTEAAEFHQIYKLGVVPIPTNRPMVRKDQSDLIYRTEVAKFEAVVDDIEEKHRKGQPILVGTTSVEKSEYLSQQLSKRGIQHEVLNAKQHDREATIVAQAGRKGSVTVATNMAGRGTDIKLGGNPEDLAEAELRQRGLDPEEHIEEWAHALPEALQRAEKAVQAEKDEVERLGGLYVLGTERHESRRIDNQLRGRSGRQGDPGESRFYLSLGDDLMRLFKAQMVERVMSMANVPDDVPIENKMVTRAIASAQSQVEQQNFETRKNVLKYDEVLNRQREVIYGERRRVLEGEDLHEQVQHFMDDTIDAYVGAETAEGFPEDWDLDRLWGAFKQLYPSKITIEELEEAAGDRAGLTAEFIGDSIKDDIHEQYEAREAQLGSEIMRELERRVVLSVLDRKWREHLYEMDYLQEGIGLRAMAQKDPLVEYQREGFDMFTAMMEGIKEESVGYLFNLEVQVEQQVEEVPVEDTKPVADLEKQDAVPAQAGSRPEIRAKGLDVPQRRNLHFSAPTVDGEGGTIEGDFTEDGEPARSESDGLTRAERRKQAKGRGRRKK
- a CDS encoding Rv3235 family protein — its product is MLRHTRGRAYDELAWLAERGPLRTRGARPVVRDIGWYEPRAGAIEAFARIGAGDRLRAMAFRLELGQDLRWRCTAVELGGPRPPRPEAC
- a CDS encoding DUF6912 family protein; this encodes MRVYVPLTLPGLAEAYKTGELGSGPFVAYAVTPALREWYVSDDIEELEYAALNRAALASLRLLAIEPGVPRRRVVVAVDVPDRIASPDPDRGLDQAALGEVRVSGAVALARAAAVHVDADDAEADVTAAAAALGAADAGDDDAQFVVDGAEDHELLWFATQEIPNLVGQGD
- a CDS encoding HAD family hydrolase, translating into MGMKTGAHIVWDWNGTLFHDIDAIIGATNAAFAELGLEPLTLEKYRELYCVPVPKFYERLMGRLPTEAEWELMDEIFHRYYAEHRVTCGLTVGAVELLSGWRSAGRSQSILSMYGHEELVPLVRGFGIEPHFIRVDGRTGPSGGSKAEHMVRHLASLAGVEAGRTVVIGDAADDAVAALHVGARAVLYTGGSHSRVSLEAVGVPVVDTLEEAVAEAERLAAA
- a CDS encoding NAD-glutamate dehydrogenase yields the protein MQTKLDEAKAELLERAARVAENSPVGGHLPTGSTGEETPDAQEAPDRESLISFFQRYYLHTAPEDLADRDPVDVFGAAVSHYRLAENRPQGTANVRVHTPTVEENGWTCSHSVVEVVTDDMPFLVDSVTNELTRQGRGIHVVIHPQFVVRRDVTGKLIEVLPTPTTGAGELPHDAHVESWIHVEIDRETDRSDLKQITADLLRVLSDAREAVEDWGKMREAATRLAEGLPDEPIPADLPGPQVEEARELLRWLSDDHFTFLGYREYQLRDDDSLAAVPGTGLGILRADPHHAAEESHPVSPSFERLPADARAKAREHKLLVLTKANSRATVHRPSYLDYIGVKKFDADGNVVGERRFLGLFSSAAYTESVRRVPVIRRKVEEVLERAGFSPNSHDGRDLLQILETYPRDELFQTPVDELRSIVTSVLYLQERRRLRLYLRQDEYGRYYSALVYLPRDRYTTAVRLRIIEILKEELGGISVDFTAWNTESILSRLHFVVRVPQGTELPELSDSDKDRIEARLVEAARSWEDAFAEALNAELGEERAAELMRRYAHAFPEGYKADHSPRAAVADLVHLEQLNAEEGKDFALSLYEPVGAAPEERRFKIYRTGDAISLSAVLPVLNRLGVEVVDERPYDLRCPDRSVAWIYDFGMRVPRSQNGSGDYFGDDARERFQDAFAATWTGKAENDGFNSLVLSAGLTWRQAMVLRAYAKYLRQAASTFSQDYMEDTLRNNVHTTRLLVSLFEARMSPDRQRAGHEIVDALLEEVDAALDQVASLDEDRILRSFLTVIKATLRTNFFQEAAGGKAHDYVSMKFDPQAIPDLPAPRPAFEIWVYSPRVEGVHLRFGKVARGGLRWSDRREDFRTEILGLVKAQMVKNTVIVPVGAKGGFVAKQLPDPSVDRDAWLAEGIASYKMFISALLDITDNMVAGEVVPPADVVRHDEDDTYLVVAADKGTATFSDIANGVAESYNFWLGDAFASGGSAGYDHKGMGITARGAWESVKRHFRELGVDTQTEDFTVVGIGDMSGDVFGNGMLLSEHIRLVAAFDHRHIFIDPNPDAATSYAERRRLFELPRSSWEDYNKELLSAGGGIFPRTAKAIPVNAHIREALGIEAKVTKLTPADLMKAIFKAQVDLLWNGGIGTYVKSSAESNADVGDKANDAIRVDGKDLRVKVVGEGGNLGLTQLGRIEFALHGGRINTDAIDNSAGVDTSDHEVNIKILLNGLVADGDMTVKQRNKLLAEMTDEVGHLVLRNNYAQNTAIANALAQSGSMLHAQQRFMKHLVREGHLNRALEFLPTDRQIRERLAQGQGLTGPETAVLMAYTKITVAEELLHTSLPDDPYLSTLLHAYFPTELREQFPEHLVSHPLRREITTTVLVNDTVNTGGTTYLHRLREETGASLEEIVRAQTAARAIFRQSPVWDGVEALDNKVEADVQTRIRLHSRRLVERGTRWLLNNRPQPLDLAETVDFFADRVEQVWGQLPNLLRGADLEWYQKIFDELTGVGVPDELATRVAGFSSAFPTVDIVSVADRMDREPLDVAEVYYDLADRLRITQLMDRISELPRADRWQSMARAAIREDLYAAHAALTADVLAVGNGSSTPEQRYKAWEQKNAAILGRARTTLEEIQGSDAFDLANLSVAMRTMRTLLRTHS